From the genome of Actinacidiphila yeochonensis CN732, one region includes:
- a CDS encoding aldo/keto reductase, which translates to MGTNQPAEAAGTFTLGGDLPVVRLGFGTMQLTGPGIWGDPKDPEEAVRVLRRAVDLGVNLIDTADSYGPVVAEPLIRKALHPYPDDLVIATKAGLTRQGPDRWLPVGRPEYLRQQAEMSLRHLGLERIDLFQLHRIDPQVPLEEQLGELRLLQQEGKIRHIGLSEVSVEDLRRATESTSIVSVQNLFNLADRKSEPLLEYATDHGIGFIPWFPLATGKLSRPDGPLDGLARRLGATPSQLALAWLLKRSPAVLPIPGTSSVAHLEENLEAAGLDLSDADADALAQAA; encoded by the coding sequence GCGGCGACCTCCCCGTCGTCCGCCTCGGCTTCGGCACGATGCAGCTGACCGGCCCTGGGATCTGGGGCGACCCGAAGGACCCGGAGGAGGCCGTCCGCGTCCTGCGCCGCGCCGTCGACCTCGGCGTCAACCTCATCGACACGGCCGACTCCTACGGCCCCGTCGTCGCCGAACCGCTCATCAGGAAGGCCCTGCACCCCTACCCGGACGACCTCGTCATCGCCACCAAGGCCGGGCTGACCCGGCAGGGCCCCGACCGGTGGCTCCCGGTGGGCCGGCCCGAGTACCTGCGCCAGCAGGCCGAGATGAGCCTGCGCCACCTGGGCCTGGAGCGTATCGACCTCTTCCAGCTCCACCGGATCGATCCCCAGGTGCCCCTGGAGGAGCAGCTCGGTGAGCTGCGGCTCCTCCAGCAGGAGGGCAAGATCCGGCACATCGGACTGTCCGAGGTCTCCGTCGAGGACCTCCGGAGGGCGACGGAGAGCACCTCCATCGTGTCGGTGCAGAACCTCTTCAACCTCGCCGACCGCAAGTCCGAGCCCTTGCTGGAGTACGCGACGGACCACGGCATCGGCTTCATCCCCTGGTTCCCGCTGGCCACCGGCAAGCTGTCGCGGCCCGACGGCCCGCTCGACGGCCTGGCACGACGCCTCGGCGCCACCCCGTCGCAGCTCGCCCTGGCCTGGCTGCTGAAGCGCTCGCCGGCCGTGCTGCCGATCCCGGGGACCTCGTCCGTCGCGCACCTGGAGGAGAACCTCGAAGCCGCCGGCCTCGACCTGTCGGACGCCGACGCCGACGCTCTGGCCCAGGCCGCCTGA